Within Ralstonia pickettii DTP0602, the genomic segment CGGTCTCAGCCCGCTGGTTGCAGAAATATTTGCCGCCGGCCGCATCCAAACGGCCGGCTGGTGAGTACAAGCCAATGCAGCCTGCCGGCTGCGTGCACCCTAGCCAAACCAGGAGCCAGACCATGATCCGCCCCACCCTGCTTGTTCCGCTTTCCGCCTGCGTCGCGCTCGCCGCCTGTGCCAGCGACATGCGCCACGGGGGCATGATGGCCGCCCCCGCGGTTGCCGACACCATCCGGGTACCTGCCGGGCACCAGCTCGCCATGCAGACGGTCGGCACCGGCGAGCTGCGCTATATGTGCCGGCCCAAAGCCAATGCCGGCGACCAGTTCGAATGGGCCTTCGTGGGCCCCGACGCCGTACTTAGCGACCGCGGCGGCAAGCCCGTCGGCAAGTACTACGGCCCGCCGGCCACCTGGGAGTCGAACGACGGATCGAAGGTGACCGCCACCCAGGTTGCGATCGCGCCGGGCGGAGATGGCAATATCCCCCATCAATTGGTCAAGGCCAATCCGGCGCAAGGCAGCGGCATGATGACCGGCGTGACGTATATCCAGCGCGTGGCCACCCGCGGCGGGGTTGCACCGGCAGCGGCCTGCGGCGCGGCCAACAGCGGCGCTACGCAGACGGTCCGGTACCAGGCCGATTACCTGTTCTGGAAGGCGGCGGCCTGAGGCAGGCCGGGCGATCGCCGGCAGCTGGAAGCAGGACGCGTTCGAGATGCAAATCGACGAAGCCGGCAGCCTCACCGGCACCAATACCAGCGGCACCCGGGTCTGCACGCTGCAAGGCGCCGTGACGCTGGCGGAGCCTGGCTCGGCCAAAAATCATTATGTCGTGGATGTCGTGGCGGGTACGCCGCCAAAGCCCGGGACAACTTCCTGCGGGTTGTCGGCCTGCCTGCCACACACGGGCTATGCCGCGATCCGGTTCATGCCGGCCGATAGCAGCATCCTGGTCACCAAGGACACGCGCTACAAGCACACGCTGGTGATGTCCGGCCGCACCGGCACCGGCGGGTACTTCGTCACGCAGATGTCGAAGCAGTAAGCCACACGGCGGCGGCCCCGGCGCTGCGAACGGGCCACCGCTAGGCCTTACCTGTCAGCTGCCTCAACCGCTTCTGCACGATCTCCTCATGCAGCGTCAGCGCGGCCTCCAGCGTGGGCGACCCAAAGCTCTCGTTGTCCTGTTCCCCCATGCCCGTCACGCGCGTGACAAAGAGCACCGGATTCCCCATCGCCTCGGCGACGCCCCGGAAGCGCGTGGTGACCGTGGTGCCGCCGCTGTCCTCCAACACGGTGCGGCGGAATACCGGGTCGTTCTCCTCCATCCAGCGTTGCCATTCTTCGCGGCCGGCTACCTGAACCGGCCGGTTCCTTTTGTCGAGGATATAGAAGTGGCTCCAGTTGCCGGGTTCTGCACGGGCTTTCATTGGGGCTCCCCGTTGCCAGTCGTTGCCTTTCCACGCTAGCCGCCGCCGTGACTGCACGCAAGGCGGCGGCGGGCGCGCCCCGCCGCCCGGAACGGCTCATGAGGCGAATACGCCCTCCGGGTTTTCCCGTGGTTGAGTTCTGGGCCCCGGTATCATTTAATTCAGCATGAATTAATTAATACCGCTCGCCCCTGAAGCGAGCCGACAGGACGGAGACAAGATGACCGCATCCAAAGCGGGCCGTGGCGTGAATTCCGCCAGCCTGCGCCTGTATAACGAACGCGCGCTGCTGCTGGCACTGCGCCGCGCCGGCGAGGCCTCCAAGGCCGACCTGGCGCGCATGGCGCAGCTGACCAACACGGCGGTCGGCAGCATCGTGCAGACCCTGGCCGAAGAAGGCCTGATCGAGCAGGCCGGGCGCCGCACCGAAGGCCAGCGCGGCCAGCCTGCCAGCCTGATCCGGCTGCAGCCCAAGGGGGCCTTCGGCATCGGCGTGCGGCTGGACCGGGGCAGCATAGAAGTGGTGATGGTGGACTTTGCCGGCCATATCCTGGCCAGCCGCGCCCATCAGCTGGTGCTGCCCCACCCCGACCAGGCGCTCGAGACCGTGCGGCACGACATCGCGGAGATGCGCGCCCTGCTCAGCGCCGCCGAACAGAAGCGGTTGCTCGGCATCGGCGTGGCGCAGCCGTACAACCTGGGCGCCTGGCTGCGCGAACTCGATGTGCAGGGTGAGGCCTTCCAGGCCAGCTTTCGCGCCTGGGACCAGGCTGACTTCCCGGCGATGCTCAACGCCGCCACCGGACTGCCCGTCTTCAGCGAAAACGACGGCACCGCCGCCGCGGTGGCCGAACTGTTCTACGGCCGGCATCACGCCCAGCACTTCCTCTACGTGTTCCTCGGGCCGGCCATCGGCGGCGGCGTGGTGCTCAACGGCGACTGCGTGCGCGGCGTGTCCGGCAATGCCGGCGAT encodes:
- a CDS encoding N-acylmannosamine kinase, with the protein product MTASKAGRGVNSASLRLYNERALLLALRRAGEASKADLARMAQLTNTAVGSIVQTLAEEGLIEQAGRRTEGQRGQPASLIRLQPKGAFGIGVRLDRGSIEVVMVDFAGHILASRAHQLVLPHPDQALETVRHDIAEMRALLSAAEQKRLLGIGVAQPYNLGAWLRELDVQGEAFQASFRAWDQADFPAMLNAATGLPVFSENDGTAAAVAELFYGRHHAQHFLYVFLGPAIGGGVVLNGDCVRGVSGNAGDIAMMPVPPSTLSSAPAVAGNGRRRDILLSRASLNALTRHLRHHGVTVNGHADLQRQVELAHPAVEEWIDDCVDALAPALQSALAVLDVPLVIFDADIDGGLVPTLIARLQQALDESAPEARAPATVVRGCFGANAGAVGAASLPMFMNFSPRAELLRGASAIVPEASHAIV